From one Sorangium aterium genomic stretch:
- a CDS encoding RNA polymerase sigma factor yields MQALPLAATDDEALARAAAQGHPGAAPILWQRFAPLVRRILTRTLGPGDEVDDHVQDTFLRFFRVAKDLRDPSLLSSFIVGIAVRVARAELRRRRVRRWLQLSPSGELPDMGGAQQDPQGRAALTRLYRILDQVDDRSRTLFVLRFIEGLELTEIAAALGCSLATTKRHLARASHRILTAAERDPALSAYLTKAPQDLDRPGTLPADGGERDE; encoded by the coding sequence GTGCAGGCGCTACCGCTGGCGGCGACCGACGACGAGGCGCTCGCGCGCGCCGCCGCGCAGGGGCACCCGGGCGCCGCGCCGATCCTGTGGCAGCGGTTCGCGCCGCTCGTGCGCCGGATCCTGACGCGCACCCTCGGGCCGGGCGACGAGGTCGACGATCATGTGCAGGACACGTTCCTGCGCTTCTTCCGCGTGGCCAAGGACCTCAGAGATCCTTCGCTGCTCTCGAGCTTCATCGTCGGCATCGCGGTGCGCGTGGCGCGCGCCGAGCTGCGGCGCAGGCGCGTACGGCGCTGGCTCCAGCTGTCGCCCTCGGGCGAGCTCCCGGACATGGGCGGCGCGCAGCAGGATCCGCAGGGGCGCGCGGCGCTCACGCGGCTCTACCGCATCCTCGACCAGGTCGACGACAGGTCGCGGACGCTCTTCGTGCTGCGGTTCATCGAGGGGCTCGAGCTCACCGAGATCGCCGCCGCGCTGGGCTGCTCCCTGGCCACGACGAAGCGCCACCTCGCGCGCGCGTCCCACCGGATCCTCACCGCCGCGGAGCGCGATCCCGCGCTCTCGGCCTACCTCACCAAGGCCCCGCAGGACCTCGATCGGCCCGGGACCCTCCCCGCCGACGGAGGAGAGCGCGATGAATGA
- a CDS encoding FecR domain-containing protein, whose product MNEAEKLSRLADLVRSGVPADVDAAHDAAERARFVEAVSRGTGRAGALGRVGAWLRASPLWSALSGRPRWSFALAGAAALALALVALWPARPLDYAVEGAPSTAGRYIAATAGGEARLRFTDGTSVALSPGSAMRVVDVDAAGARMLLEDGRASLRVTRRPKARWSVEAGPFAVLVTGTVFDVSWSRSDGTLRVDLHEGSVTVRGPLAPDGLPLRAGQRLVARMREGDVQISSSDAASAADPAPKGLPPAGTAAQPREEKIIGPGDAAVGDAGAVRPEGSRAEGAPASPPTDGAGPAAPAGAAAAPSWAQRVAAGDFRAVLAEAEQRGLGGVLERGSLDDLVALGDAARYARRGDVAQRALSATRKRFPGTSQGKAAAFLLGRLIDDGGSPEAAVAWYDTYVAESPGGPFAAEALGRKMVAVERTAGRAAARPIAELYLKRHPRGAHEPVARDLLTP is encoded by the coding sequence ATGAATGAAGCGGAGAAGCTGAGCCGGCTCGCGGATCTCGTGCGGAGCGGCGTCCCCGCGGACGTCGACGCGGCGCACGACGCCGCCGAGCGTGCCCGCTTCGTGGAGGCCGTGAGCCGGGGTACGGGCCGCGCAGGAGCCCTGGGCCGCGTGGGCGCGTGGCTGCGCGCCTCGCCCCTGTGGAGCGCGCTCTCGGGGCGGCCGCGGTGGAGCTTCGCGCTCGCCGGCGCGGCGGCGCTCGCGCTCGCGCTCGTCGCGCTCTGGCCGGCGCGGCCGCTCGACTACGCCGTCGAGGGCGCGCCTTCGACCGCAGGCCGGTACATCGCCGCGACGGCCGGCGGAGAGGCGCGGCTCCGCTTCACGGACGGCACCTCCGTCGCGCTCTCGCCGGGCAGCGCGATGCGCGTGGTGGACGTCGACGCGGCCGGGGCGCGCATGCTGCTCGAGGACGGCCGCGCGTCGCTGCGCGTCACGCGGCGGCCGAAGGCGCGCTGGTCGGTCGAGGCGGGGCCGTTCGCGGTGCTTGTCACAGGCACGGTGTTCGACGTGTCCTGGAGCCGCAGCGACGGCACCCTGCGCGTCGATCTGCACGAGGGGAGCGTGACCGTGCGTGGGCCGCTCGCTCCCGACGGGCTGCCGCTCCGCGCCGGCCAGCGGCTCGTGGCGCGGATGCGCGAGGGCGACGTGCAGATCTCGAGCAGCGACGCCGCGAGCGCGGCGGACCCGGCGCCGAAGGGGCTGCCGCCCGCGGGCACGGCGGCGCAGCCCCGGGAGGAGAAGATCATCGGACCTGGCGACGCCGCGGTCGGCGACGCCGGGGCCGTACGGCCGGAGGGCTCGCGGGCAGAGGGGGCGCCCGCGAGCCCTCCGACGGACGGTGCGGGGCCGGCGGCGCCGGCCGGCGCGGCGGCGGCGCCGAGCTGGGCCCAGCGCGTGGCGGCGGGGGATTTCCGGGCGGTCCTGGCCGAAGCCGAGCAGCGCGGCCTCGGGGGGGTGCTGGAGCGCGGCTCGCTGGACGACCTGGTCGCCCTCGGGGACGCGGCGCGGTACGCGCGGCGCGGCGACGTGGCGCAGCGCGCGCTCTCGGCGACGCGCAAGCGGTTCCCGGGGACGAGCCAGGGCAAGGCGGCGGCCTTCCTGCTCGGCCGCCTGATCGACGATGGCGGCTCGCCCGAGGCGGCCGTCGCCTGGTACGACACGTACGTCGCCGAGTCGCCGGGCGGCCCGTTCGCGGCCGAGGCGCTCGGCCGCAAGATGGTGGCGGTCGAGCGCACGGCCGGCCGGGCGGCGGCGCGCCCCATCGCGGAGCTCTACCTGAAGCGCCACCCGCGCGGCGCGCACGAGCCCGTGGCGCGCGATCTCCTCACGCCGTGA